In a genomic window of Curtobacterium sp. MCBD17_035:
- a CDS encoding VOC family protein encodes MTDDSAFRPAGYTSLTPFLVVHPAAEAIAFYVDVFGAEVVYRLDAPATQGGEPFVGQAELDFGTGRLQLSDPMPAMGLTPPQKGGDGVSSSTVLYVADVDTVYARAVAAGADGREAPSDFVSGDRFASIIDPFGHRWALLSRRPDISEEQSIRAVEEWWGQAAAQLAADA; translated from the coding sequence ATGACCGATGACAGCGCCTTCCGCCCCGCCGGCTACACCAGCCTGACCCCGTTCCTCGTCGTGCACCCCGCGGCCGAGGCGATCGCGTTCTACGTCGATGTATTCGGCGCCGAGGTCGTCTACCGCCTCGACGCTCCCGCCACCCAGGGCGGCGAACCGTTCGTGGGGCAGGCGGAGCTCGACTTCGGGACCGGGCGACTGCAGCTGTCCGACCCGATGCCGGCGATGGGACTGACCCCGCCGCAGAAGGGCGGCGACGGCGTCAGCAGCTCGACCGTCCTCTACGTGGCGGACGTCGACACCGTCTACGCCAGGGCGGTCGCAGCAGGGGCCGACGGGCGCGAGGCCCCGAGTGACTTCGTGTCCGGCGATCGCTTCGCTTCGATCATCGACCCGTTCGGACACCGCTGGGCCCTGCTCAGCCGCCGCCCGGACATCTCCGAGGAGCAGAGCATCCGCGCCGTCGAGGAGTGGTGGGGGCAGGCCGCCGCACAGCTCGCCGCCGACGCCTGA
- a CDS encoding 2-hydroxyacid dehydrogenase gives MTVVTLPTAEMLDLFGPAPDGVTLEVWDIESPHPRPSSVTGVLIPAYFRGGHRWQYVHDLPGLDLLQLPSAGYEWALPHVPGHATLANGRGIHDDETAELAVGLALTSLRNLDVHTLERTRQEWTVRLGRSLAERRVLVVGYGSIGREIAARFEAFKSHVTVVARTAREQDGRQVHAFTELPTLVATADVVVLITPLTDTTAGLMSAELLAAMPDGALLVNVARGGVVDTEALVAELSSGRLSAALDVTDPEPLPAGHPLWTTPNTVLTPHIGGNTGLSVPRTVDLMRRQVAALAAGRPLVNVVQPEAAGSPAA, from the coding sequence ATGACGGTCGTCACCCTGCCGACCGCGGAGATGCTCGACCTGTTCGGGCCCGCGCCCGACGGCGTCACGCTCGAGGTGTGGGACATCGAGTCGCCCCACCCCCGGCCGTCCTCCGTCACCGGCGTGCTCATCCCGGCGTACTTCCGCGGCGGTCACCGCTGGCAGTACGTGCACGACCTGCCCGGGCTCGATCTCCTGCAGCTCCCGAGCGCGGGGTACGAGTGGGCGCTCCCCCACGTGCCCGGACACGCCACGCTCGCGAACGGCCGCGGGATCCACGACGACGAGACCGCCGAACTCGCCGTCGGGCTGGCGTTGACCTCGCTCCGGAACCTCGACGTGCACACGCTCGAGCGCACCCGGCAGGAGTGGACCGTTCGGCTCGGGCGCTCGCTCGCGGAACGGCGGGTGCTCGTGGTCGGGTACGGCTCCATCGGCCGCGAGATCGCCGCGCGGTTCGAGGCGTTCAAGTCCCACGTCACCGTCGTGGCCCGCACCGCTCGCGAGCAGGACGGCCGGCAGGTGCACGCGTTCACCGAGCTCCCGACGCTCGTGGCGACGGCCGACGTGGTCGTGCTCATCACCCCGCTCACCGACACGACGGCCGGGCTGATGTCCGCCGAACTGCTCGCCGCCATGCCCGACGGCGCCCTGCTCGTCAACGTCGCCCGCGGTGGGGTCGTCGACACCGAGGCGCTCGTGGCCGAGCTGTCGTCCGGGCGCCTGTCCGCGGCGCTCGACGTCACCGACCCGGAGCCCCTGCCCGCGGGGCACCCGCTCTGGACGACGCCGAACACCGTGTTGACGCCGCACATCGGAGGGAACACGGGTCTGAGCGTGCCGCGGACGGTGGACCTCATGCGGCGGCAGGTGGCGGCCCTGGCGGCCGGGCGGCCGCTCGTGAACGTGGTCCAGCCCGAGGCGGCGGGCTCCCCCGCGGCCTGA
- a CDS encoding DUF1304 domain-containing protein → MSIVLGISCVFAVLAGLVHVYIFFLESVAWTSPRTRQVFGITDEAEARSTRTLAFNQGFYNLFLAIGAVLGVVLVVTGSSATGWALVVFACACMVGASVILGATGRRYRNSALVQGSFPLIALAFAFIGSFFAS, encoded by the coding sequence ATGTCGATCGTGCTCGGGATCTCGTGTGTGTTCGCCGTCCTCGCCGGACTGGTGCACGTCTACATCTTCTTCCTCGAATCCGTCGCCTGGACGAGCCCGCGCACGCGTCAGGTGTTCGGCATCACGGACGAGGCCGAGGCGCGATCGACCCGGACACTGGCGTTCAACCAGGGCTTCTACAACCTCTTCCTGGCGATCGGGGCGGTGCTCGGGGTCGTCCTCGTCGTCACGGGCAGCAGCGCGACCGGGTGGGCTCTCGTCGTCTTCGCGTGCGCGTGCATGGTCGGCGCATCGGTGATCCTCGGGGCCACCGGTCGCCGCTACCGCAACTCCGCGCTGGTGCAGGGGTCGTTCCCGCTGATCGCGCTCGCGTTCGCGTTCATCGGGTCGTTCTTCGCGTCCTGA
- a CDS encoding haloacid dehalogenase type II: protein MDRPVIVLDVNETLSDLSALTPAFEAEGAAGALAQTWFAATLRDGFALTMVGESRSFAEVGRPVLLGLLAHVEGLLDEPADAAHAILGAFAELPPHDDVAAGITALAAAGHRIVTLSNGAGANARALVERAGVGDLVERHLGVEDTGVMKPHPDAYRRGLASLGVEPGDAMLAAVHPWDLHGARRAGLRTAFVDRTGAPWPAVFERAEFAVPSLVELAGVIHM, encoded by the coding sequence ATGGACCGCCCCGTGATCGTGCTCGACGTCAACGAGACCCTCTCCGACCTGTCGGCGCTCACCCCGGCCTTCGAGGCCGAGGGGGCTGCCGGTGCCCTCGCGCAGACCTGGTTCGCCGCCACCCTGCGCGACGGCTTCGCCCTGACGATGGTGGGCGAGTCCCGTTCGTTCGCCGAGGTCGGACGCCCCGTGCTGCTCGGGCTCCTGGCACACGTCGAGGGTCTGCTCGACGAGCCGGCGGATGCGGCTCACGCGATCCTCGGAGCGTTCGCCGAGCTCCCGCCGCACGACGACGTCGCAGCGGGGATCACCGCGCTCGCTGCAGCGGGGCACCGGATCGTGACGCTGTCGAACGGGGCGGGAGCCAACGCACGGGCACTGGTCGAGCGTGCCGGGGTCGGGGACCTGGTCGAGCGGCACCTCGGCGTCGAGGACACGGGCGTCATGAAGCCCCACCCGGACGCCTACCGGCGGGGGCTCGCGTCGCTCGGGGTCGAACCGGGCGATGCCATGCTCGCCGCGGTGCACCCCTGGGACCTGCACGGTGCTCGGCGGGCCGGGCTCCGGACGGCGTTCGTCGACCGCACCGGAGCGCCCTGGCCGGCGGTGTTCGAGCGCGCCGAGTTCGCCGTGCCGTCCCTCGTCGAGCTCGCAGGCGTGATCCACATGTGA
- a CDS encoding class F sortase → MTDPQADPARRGRRTGRRRPRVLLAAGALAVLMIVGGVGGYFLDAGPSAAGTAVDMRGNAVQLDPEGPIATRPATGAGATTGAGTAAGQEERAGSRFIVRSLDLDVPLARLAAVGGVITPPGFTSAYVVDGLGASLAEGDRGTVFVVMHSLRNGGLAPGNFLIDVARRRASVAPGTVISVGGVEYRVSTARVVPKGRLASTSSIWRDVPGRLVVITCLQRPDGRRSVDNVVIEATRE, encoded by the coding sequence GTGACCGATCCGCAGGCGGATCCCGCGCGACGGGGACGTCGGACGGGCCGGCGCCGGCCGCGGGTGCTCCTCGCGGCCGGCGCCCTCGCCGTGCTCATGATCGTCGGTGGCGTGGGCGGGTACTTCCTGGACGCCGGACCCTCAGCGGCCGGAACGGCGGTGGACATGCGCGGCAACGCCGTTCAGCTCGACCCGGAGGGTCCGATCGCGACCCGGCCCGCGACCGGGGCCGGAGCCACGACCGGGGCCGGAACCGCGGCCGGGCAGGAGGAACGGGCCGGCTCCCGGTTCATCGTCAGGTCCCTCGATCTCGACGTGCCCCTCGCTCGGCTCGCCGCCGTCGGCGGGGTCATCACCCCGCCCGGGTTCACGTCCGCCTACGTCGTGGACGGTCTCGGGGCGTCTCTCGCCGAGGGGGACCGCGGCACGGTCTTCGTGGTCATGCACTCCCTCCGCAACGGCGGCCTCGCGCCGGGGAACTTCTTGATCGACGTCGCTCGGCGGCGTGCTTCGGTGGCACCCGGAACGGTCATCAGCGTCGGCGGTGTCGAGTACCGCGTCAGCACGGCGCGCGTCGTGCCGAAGGGTCGGCTCGCGTCGACGTCGTCGATCTGGAGGGACGTGCCGGGCCGACTCGTCGTGATCACGTGCCTCCAGCGACCGGACGGCCGCCGCTCCGTCGACAACGTGGTGATCGAGGCGACCCGGGAGTGA
- a CDS encoding putative quinol monooxygenase, producing the protein MATIVSATWIAIEGHEGTVAESLQSLVEATHAEPGNLVYEVYVDDAEPRVFRIFEKYVDDDAFQAHIDSPHFSEYGTLGAIPHLEGRERRTFRAL; encoded by the coding sequence ATGGCAACGATCGTCAGCGCCACGTGGATCGCGATCGAGGGACACGAGGGGACGGTCGCCGAGTCCCTGCAGAGCCTCGTGGAGGCCACGCACGCGGAGCCGGGCAACCTCGTGTACGAGGTCTACGTCGACGACGCCGAGCCGCGCGTGTTCCGGATCTTCGAGAAGTACGTCGACGACGACGCGTTCCAGGCACACATCGACTCGCCCCACTTCTCGGAGTACGGCACGCTGGGAGCGATCCCCCATCTGGAGGGCCGGGAGCGGCGGACGTTCCGCGCACTCTGA
- a CDS encoding chorismate mutase produces the protein MTAADQPSGTTTDTRGTRSASPYERSAVDELAAIRQSIDNIDAAVVHMLAERFKYTQRVGYLKAAAGMPPADPEREQVQVARLRSLAAESHLDPAFAEKFLNFIIAEVIHHHERIAVGDE, from the coding sequence ATGACCGCCGCCGATCAGCCCTCCGGGACCACCACCGACACCCGAGGAACCCGCTCGGCCTCACCGTACGAGCGCTCCGCGGTCGACGAGCTCGCGGCGATCCGGCAGAGCATCGACAACATCGACGCGGCCGTCGTGCACATGCTCGCGGAGCGGTTCAAGTACACGCAGCGGGTGGGGTACCTGAAGGCCGCGGCCGGTATGCCGCCGGCGGACCCGGAGCGCGAGCAGGTCCAGGTCGCGCGGCTGCGGTCGCTCGCGGCGGAGTCGCACCTCGACCCCGCCTTCGCCGAGAAGTTCCTCAACTTCATCATCGCCGAGGTGATCCACCACCACGAGCGCATCGCGGTGGGCGACGAGTGA
- a CDS encoding DUF11 domain-containing protein produces MSSYDEGQARSATGQTMSARLPGGYVLRYTIRTATPSGYRAGTTRAASTPTYKQAYIGTQIYRGIPGRPALGFDDARNVGARFALSDIHVEDASGTPVTGWGMVAADAETSETHERIDFASDVPLGRLDVPDPARPACSGGVTGIGSTAVRCEGGRGPFGALVLQANEPTSIEAVLSETNRSGAEAVAFAFVTSRLTLRKAVDGRSSPSDSFDTAITSPQGTILASATTGGADTSTTGSTTVLPDSRGGAFTLSETATTGTGTDLSGYAQQWTCTNANPGSPTRLPSGGGTVQRVTPAAGDDITCTVTNSARSYTVTKSASATVAQPGDRVSYTITVANTGNVDYTSEDPASFTDDLTGVLDDARYRDDASGGAVVTGKTLSWSGALAAGATRTITYSVTVDDPDQGDHRLRNVVAPSSPGGTCGAAGCATTTPVRSYVLTKTADRSDVVAGSTVRYTITVENTGAAPYTDAHPASFEDDLAQVLDDAAYGRDATASGGAVAYDEPGLRWSGPLAVGAKVTVTYSVLVGDPGGGGDGRLDNTVVGTAPGANCTTTHPDPGCTAHARAAAYTVEKRASASVADPGDVVTYTVRVSNTGKVDYTAGNPASFTDDLSGVFDDADHQGDTPDGATISGNTLSWSGALAVGRTKTITYSVAVHDPDTGDHELVNSVRPTAAGGSCGTAGCATTTKVRSLAVSKTADVDVVTPGGTVTYTVTMRNTGTADYTAAHPATFVDDLSGVLDDATVDTLPDDVTYREPELTWSGPLAAGASEAFTYSVTVGDRAASDADDVLTNTVVAPHSNCRSDLQDPTCVVRVPVRSYSVQKTADTDHADPGDVVTYTVTVENTGAVAFTDEDPASFEDDLSAVLDDATYDRDADHGATVSDATLAWSGALGVGETTRVSYSVTVDDPDTGDRSLVNVVTPSAPGGACVTDAGCTTTTVVTPPEPEPEPGAEVAPDEPVTGAAVHTGGTVAEPGAGARWWTVLLGAGGTALAGVVLFTVLRRRQR; encoded by the coding sequence ATGTCCTCGTACGACGAGGGTCAGGCGCGCTCCGCGACCGGCCAGACGATGAGCGCCCGGCTCCCCGGCGGTTACGTCCTGCGATACACCATCAGGACCGCGACGCCGAGCGGGTACCGTGCCGGCACCACGCGTGCTGCGAGCACACCGACGTACAAACAGGCGTACATCGGGACGCAGATCTACCGGGGCATCCCAGGTCGACCGGCACTCGGGTTCGACGACGCGCGGAACGTCGGGGCGCGCTTCGCATTGAGCGACATCCACGTCGAGGACGCGTCGGGGACGCCGGTCACAGGATGGGGCATGGTCGCCGCCGATGCGGAGACCTCGGAAACCCACGAACGGATCGACTTCGCGTCGGACGTTCCGCTCGGTCGCCTCGACGTCCCGGATCCGGCGCGACCCGCATGCAGCGGGGGCGTGACCGGGATCGGATCGACCGCGGTCCGGTGCGAGGGGGGCAGAGGACCGTTCGGCGCGCTCGTGCTCCAGGCGAACGAACCGACGTCGATCGAGGCCGTCCTGAGCGAGACCAACCGCAGCGGCGCGGAGGCTGTCGCGTTCGCGTTCGTCACGTCGAGGTTGACTCTGCGGAAGGCGGTCGACGGCCGCTCGAGTCCGTCCGACTCGTTCGACACGGCGATCACGTCACCGCAGGGGACCATCCTGGCATCCGCGACGACCGGGGGTGCCGACACCTCGACGACGGGGTCGACCACGGTCCTCCCGGACAGCCGTGGAGGCGCGTTCACGCTCTCCGAGACCGCCACCACGGGCACGGGCACCGACCTGTCCGGGTACGCGCAGCAGTGGACCTGCACCAACGCGAATCCCGGGAGCCCGACGCGGTTGCCGTCGGGCGGCGGCACCGTCCAACGCGTGACCCCGGCGGCCGGTGACGACATCACGTGCACGGTCACCAACAGCGCCCGGAGCTACACGGTGACCAAGTCCGCCTCAGCGACGGTCGCACAGCCGGGGGACCGCGTGTCGTACACGATCACGGTGGCCAACACGGGGAACGTCGACTACACGTCGGAGGACCCCGCGTCGTTCACGGACGACCTGACGGGTGTCCTCGACGACGCCAGATACCGCGACGACGCGTCCGGTGGTGCGGTCGTCACCGGGAAGACCCTCTCCTGGTCGGGCGCGCTCGCGGCCGGTGCGACCCGCACGATCACGTACTCGGTCACGGTGGACGATCCCGACCAGGGTGATCACCGACTCCGCAACGTGGTCGCCCCGTCGTCCCCGGGCGGGACCTGCGGAGCGGCCGGGTGCGCCACGACGACGCCGGTCCGGTCGTACGTCCTGACGAAGACGGCGGACCGTTCCGACGTCGTCGCGGGATCGACCGTCCGCTACACCATCACGGTCGAGAACACGGGCGCGGCCCCGTACACGGACGCGCATCCGGCGTCGTTCGAGGACGACCTCGCCCAGGTCCTCGACGACGCCGCGTACGGCCGGGACGCGACGGCGTCCGGCGGTGCCGTGGCGTACGACGAGCCCGGGCTGCGGTGGTCGGGGCCGTTGGCGGTGGGGGCGAAGGTCACCGTGACGTACTCCGTCCTCGTCGGTGATCCGGGTGGTGGCGGTGACGGCCGGCTCGACAACACCGTCGTCGGCACTGCTCCGGGCGCCAACTGCACGACCACACACCCGGACCCGGGCTGCACGGCCCACGCCCGCGCCGCCGCCTACACCGTCGAGAAGCGAGCGTCTGCGTCGGTCGCCGACCCGGGCGACGTCGTGACCTACACCGTTCGGGTGTCGAACACCGGCAAGGTCGACTACACGGCTGGGAACCCGGCCTCGTTCACCGACGACCTCTCCGGCGTGTTCGACGACGCCGACCACCAGGGCGACACTCCGGACGGCGCGACGATCTCCGGGAACACCCTCTCCTGGTCGGGGGCCCTGGCCGTGGGGCGGACGAAGACCATCACCTACTCGGTGGCCGTCCACGACCCGGACACGGGCGATCACGAGCTCGTGAACTCCGTCCGACCGACGGCCGCAGGGGGCTCCTGTGGGACGGCAGGGTGCGCCACGACCACGAAGGTGCGCTCCCTGGCGGTGAGCAAGACCGCCGACGTCGACGTCGTCACGCCCGGGGGGACGGTCACCTACACCGTGACGATGCGGAACACCGGTACCGCGGACTACACCGCGGCACACCCGGCGACGTTCGTCGACGACCTGTCGGGGGTGCTCGACGACGCGACCGTCGACACCCTCCCGGACGACGTCACCTACCGCGAGCCGGAGTTGACGTGGAGCGGCCCGCTCGCCGCCGGCGCCTCCGAGGCGTTCACCTACTCCGTCACCGTCGGTGACCGTGCCGCGAGTGACGCCGACGACGTCCTGACCAACACCGTCGTCGCGCCCCACAGCAACTGCCGCTCCGACCTGCAGGACCCGACGTGCGTCGTGCGGGTCCCGGTCCGCTCGTACTCCGTGCAGAAGACGGCCGACACCGACCACGCGGATCCGGGGGACGTCGTCACCTACACCGTCACGGTGGAGAACACCGGGGCCGTCGCGTTCACGGACGAGGACCCGGCGTCCTTCGAGGACGACTTGTCGGCGGTCCTCGACGACGCGACCTACGACCGGGACGCTGACCACGGCGCGACGGTGTCGGACGCCACCCTCGCCTGGTCCGGGGCGCTCGGGGTGGGCGAGACGACGAGGGTCTCGTACTCGGTGACCGTCGACGATCCCGACACCGGCGACCGTTCGCTCGTGAACGTCGTCACCCCGAGTGCTCCGGGCGGTGCCTGTGTGACCGACGCAGGATGCACGACGACCACGGTGGTCACGCCTCCCGAGCCCGAGCCCGAGCCCGGCGCGGAGGTCGCGCCGGACGAACCGGTGACCGGCGCGGCGGTGCACACCGGGGGCACGGTCGCCGAGCCCGGGGCGGGCGCGCGCTGGTGGACGGTGCTCCTCGGTGCCGGAGGCACAGCGCTCGCCGGTGTGGTGCTGTTCACGGTCCTCCGGCGTCGCCAGCGGTGA
- a CDS encoding beta-propeller fold lactonase family protein: MTDTADGAGQGLAALRFLVGGYTASRGGNATGISLVEADTAGYLAARTIAVVDNPSFLVQSGDSVFAVSEAAEGSVHAFRRHDATLEHRWDAPSHGADPCHAHVDPSGVLLLANYSSGSVGAVALEPADVHAESVLHDGTVAYEHGAETRAGAPVLSTTGTDLPHGSGPVVTRQEQPHAHQVVAGRNGTVLVSDLGGDAIHEYRIGVDDDGAPVIDHVRQHALPAGTGPRHMAWWGDHLLVSGELDGRVHRLQADAGGVLHDVESAPAFDGPVGETLLSHIEVDDTGRVYVAARGRDTICVLDAAQGLRRLAEVPCGGSWPRHFARVGGFLLVANERSDGVAVLPLDQDGIPGVPVAVVPVGTPTCIVPIA; this comes from the coding sequence GTGACGGACACCGCGGACGGGGCGGGGCAGGGACTCGCCGCGCTGCGGTTCCTCGTCGGCGGGTACACGGCATCCCGGGGTGGGAACGCGACGGGGATCTCCCTGGTCGAGGCGGACACCGCGGGTTACCTGGCGGCGCGGACCATCGCCGTCGTCGACAACCCCTCGTTCCTCGTGCAGTCCGGCGACAGCGTGTTCGCCGTGTCCGAAGCGGCGGAGGGCAGCGTGCATGCGTTCCGCCGTCACGACGCCACCCTCGAGCACCGTTGGGATGCCCCGAGCCACGGTGCAGACCCCTGCCACGCGCACGTCGATCCGTCCGGGGTCCTGCTGCTTGCGAACTACTCCTCGGGCAGCGTCGGTGCGGTCGCACTCGAACCAGCGGACGTGCACGCCGAGTCGGTCCTCCACGACGGGACGGTCGCGTACGAGCACGGCGCGGAGACCCGGGCGGGAGCCCCGGTCCTCTCGACGACCGGCACCGATCTCCCGCACGGCTCGGGGCCGGTCGTGACTCGGCAGGAGCAGCCGCACGCGCACCAGGTCGTCGCGGGCCGCAACGGCACCGTCCTGGTCTCGGACCTCGGCGGGGACGCGATCCACGAGTACCGCATCGGTGTCGACGATGACGGCGCCCCCGTCATCGACCACGTCCGTCAACATGCCCTGCCCGCCGGGACGGGGCCTCGGCACATGGCGTGGTGGGGCGACCACCTGCTCGTCAGCGGGGAGCTCGACGGACGGGTGCACCGCCTCCAGGCCGATGCCGGCGGCGTCCTGCACGACGTCGAGAGTGCACCCGCGTTCGACGGGCCCGTCGGCGAGACGCTGCTGTCCCACATCGAGGTCGACGACACCGGTCGCGTGTACGTGGCGGCTCGCGGGCGCGACACCATCTGCGTGCTCGATGCCGCACAGGGGCTGCGACGCCTGGCGGAGGTCCCGTGCGGTGGATCGTGGCCGCGGCACTTCGCCCGCGTCGGCGGGTTCCTCCTTGTCGCGAACGAGCGGTCCGACGGCGTCGCGGTCCTGCCGCTCGACCAGGACGGCATCCCTGGTGTCCCCGTCGCGGTCGTCCCCGTTGGGACCCCGACCTGCATCGTGCCCATCGCCTGA
- the purL gene encoding phosphoribosylformylglycinamidine synthase subunit PurL: MQDAAATPDKEQPYEALGLTADEYARIREILGRRPTSGELAMYSVMWSEHCSYKSSKNYLRQFGRKVTPEMTKRLMVGMGENAGVVDVGNGYAVTFKVESHNHPSYVEPYQGAATGVGGIVRDIISMGARPVAVMDQLRFGAIDAEDTARVVHGVVGGISFYGNCLGLPNIGGETYFDPIYQGNPLVNALAVGVLKHEDLHLANASGTGNKIVLFGARTGGDGIGGASILASDTFTEGGPTKRPAVQVGDPFAEKVLIECCLELFRADLVEGIQDLGAAGISCATSELASNGDGGMHISLDDVLLRDPTLTAEEILMSESQERMMAVVRPDKLDAFLAVTAKWDVETSVLGEVTGTGRLVIDWQGQEIVNVDPRTVAVDGPVYDRPVAYPTWIDAVQEDSAASLDRPFEGEDLRTQFLQVLGSPNMADKRWVTNQYDTYVLGNTALSFPDDGGMIRVDEETGLGVAIATDANGRYCYLDPKEGARLALAEAYRNVATTGAVPAAVTDCLNFGSPENPEVMWQFSQAVEGLADGCMELGIPVTGGNVSFYNQTGTTPIHPTPVVGVLGIIDDVAKRVPSGWQDDGHNVYLLGRTSLELDGSAWAGTVHGHLGGRPPAVDLDQEKALADLLHAAADEQLLTSAHDLADGGLAQSLAESVLRFGIGARVVLDELEDRDGIDLATALFSESTGRVLVTVRREDDVRFQGLCDGRGYPVLRIGVTDAESQALELQGAFTVPLAELRRTHGSTLPERFGAVVEETVTEGTLG, translated from the coding sequence GTGCAGGACGCCGCCGCGACGCCCGACAAGGAGCAGCCGTACGAGGCCCTCGGGCTCACGGCCGACGAGTACGCCCGGATCCGCGAGATCCTCGGCCGCCGCCCCACCTCGGGCGAGCTCGCCATGTACTCGGTGATGTGGAGCGAGCACTGCTCGTACAAGTCGTCGAAGAACTACCTGCGGCAGTTCGGCCGGAAGGTCACGCCGGAGATGACCAAGCGGCTCATGGTCGGCATGGGCGAGAATGCCGGCGTCGTCGACGTCGGCAACGGCTACGCCGTCACGTTCAAGGTCGAGTCCCACAACCACCCGTCCTACGTCGAGCCGTACCAGGGCGCGGCCACGGGCGTCGGGGGCATCGTCCGCGACATCATCTCGATGGGGGCGCGCCCGGTGGCGGTCATGGACCAGCTTCGGTTCGGCGCCATCGACGCCGAGGACACCGCGCGCGTCGTGCACGGCGTCGTCGGGGGCATCTCGTTCTACGGCAACTGCCTGGGCCTGCCGAACATCGGCGGCGAGACCTACTTCGACCCGATCTACCAGGGGAACCCCCTGGTGAACGCGCTCGCAGTGGGGGTCCTCAAGCACGAGGACCTGCACCTGGCGAACGCGTCGGGCACCGGCAACAAGATCGTCCTGTTCGGCGCCCGGACAGGAGGCGACGGCATCGGTGGCGCGTCGATCCTCGCCTCCGACACGTTCACCGAGGGCGGCCCGACCAAGCGTCCGGCGGTCCAGGTCGGCGACCCGTTCGCCGAGAAGGTCCTGATCGAGTGCTGCCTCGAGCTGTTCCGCGCTGACCTCGTCGAGGGCATCCAGGACCTCGGCGCGGCCGGCATCTCGTGCGCGACCTCGGAGCTCGCGTCGAACGGCGACGGCGGCATGCACATCTCGCTCGACGACGTGCTGCTCCGCGACCCCACGCTCACGGCCGAGGAGATCCTCATGTCGGAGAGCCAGGAGCGCATGATGGCCGTCGTCCGGCCGGACAAGCTCGACGCGTTCCTCGCGGTCACCGCCAAGTGGGACGTCGAGACGAGCGTCCTCGGCGAGGTCACCGGCACCGGCCGCCTGGTCATCGACTGGCAGGGTCAGGAGATCGTCAACGTCGACCCCCGCACCGTCGCGGTCGACGGCCCCGTGTACGACCGGCCCGTCGCCTACCCGACCTGGATCGACGCGGTGCAAGAGGACAGCGCGGCCTCGCTCGACCGTCCGTTCGAGGGCGAGGACCTCCGCACCCAGTTCCTGCAGGTGCTCGGCTCGCCGAACATGGCGGACAAGCGCTGGGTGACGAACCAGTACGACACGTACGTCCTCGGGAACACGGCCCTGTCGTTCCCGGACGACGGCGGCATGATCCGCGTCGACGAGGAGACCGGCCTCGGTGTGGCGATCGCCACGGACGCCAACGGCCGCTACTGCTACCTCGACCCCAAGGAGGGCGCCCGTCTCGCCCTCGCCGAGGCCTACCGCAACGTCGCGACGACGGGTGCGGTGCCCGCGGCGGTGACCGACTGCCTGAACTTCGGCTCCCCGGAGAACCCCGAGGTGATGTGGCAGTTCTCGCAGGCGGTCGAGGGCCTCGCCGACGGCTGCATGGAGCTCGGGATCCCCGTCACGGGCGGCAACGTGTCGTTCTACAACCAGACCGGCACGACGCCGATCCACCCGACCCCCGTGGTCGGTGTCCTCGGGATCATCGACGACGTCGCCAAGCGGGTGCCGTCGGGCTGGCAGGACGACGGCCACAACGTCTACCTGCTCGGTCGGACCTCGCTCGAGCTCGACGGCTCGGCCTGGGCCGGCACCGTGCACGGGCACCTCGGCGGGCGTCCGCCGGCGGTCGATCTCGACCAGGAGAAGGCCCTCGCGGACCTCCTGCACGCCGCGGCCGACGAGCAGCTGCTGACGAGCGCGCACGACCTCGCCGACGGCGGGCTCGCGCAGTCGCTCGCCGAGTCCGTGCTGCGGTTCGGCATCGGCGCGCGCGTCGTGCTCGACGAGCTCGAGGACCGCGACGGCATCGACCTCGCCACCGCGCTGTTCTCGGAGTCGACCGGCCGCGTGCTCGTCACCGTCCGGCGCGAGGACGACGTCCGGTTCCAGGGACTCTGCGACGGCCGCGGGTACCCGGTGCTCCGCATCGGCGTGACCGACGCGGAGTCGCAGGCGCTCGAGCTCCAGGGCGCCTTCACCGTGCCGCTCGCCGAGCTCCGTCGGACCCACGGCAGCACCCTGCCCGAGCGGTTCGGTGCCGTGGTCGAGGAGACCGTCACCGAGGGGACGCTCGGCTGA